Proteins co-encoded in one Flavobacterium sp. M31R6 genomic window:
- a CDS encoding helix-turn-helix domain-containing protein: MNTATKPKHIGRNISRIRELRGMKQEALANAIGVSQQSVSNIEGSETVDEEKLQAIAEVLGVSAEAIKNYSDETVLNVINNTFTSHDSSTINAINIQPNFNPLDKVVELYERLVQTEKDKVEYLEKLLKGK; this comes from the coding sequence ATGAATACAGCAACAAAACCAAAACATATTGGCAGGAATATCAGCCGAATTAGAGAGCTTAGAGGTATGAAACAAGAAGCATTGGCTAACGCTATTGGTGTAAGCCAACAATCTGTTTCTAATATTGAAGGAAGTGAAACTGTTGACGAAGAAAAACTACAAGCAATTGCTGAAGTGTTAGGCGTTTCAGCTGAGGCAATTAAAAACTATAGCGATGAAACGGTATTAAATGTTATAAATAATACTTTTACTAGTCATGATAGTTCAACAATTAATGCAATTAATATTCAACCAAATTTTAATCCCCTAGATAAAGTTGTTGAGTTATACGAACGTTTAGTTCAGACTGAAAAAGATAAAGTCGAGTATTTGGAAAAATTACTAAAAGGAAAATAA
- a CDS encoding YafY family protein — protein sequence MSTNKHAIIRYQTLDRCFRNSGRNYAIDDLVTECNKSIYEYSGMDDGVKKRQLYDDIRFMESDQGWSIELKKVKDGRRVFYKYENSNFSISNQPLNETEANQLREALLTLDRFKGLPQYNWINEINARLESSFNLKQQNDIIISFEQNEYLKGLEYIPEIYNAILYKKVLHIEYKNFKTENSTTIIINPYYLKQYNMRWFLFGKSHGYETITNLALDRIEKIASGSEEYMETDINFSEYFEDVIGVTIPNENIVDIVLKVDKTLIPYITTKPLHGSQKIKEKDNDIEVHLKLIPNYELETLILSFGEKIQVLKPITLVEKVEDRIYKMMNNY from the coding sequence TTGTCTACAAATAAACATGCTATAATCAGATATCAAACTTTAGATAGGTGCTTCCGGAATTCAGGGAGAAATTACGCTATTGACGATCTTGTAACGGAATGCAATAAATCAATTTATGAATATTCAGGAATGGATGATGGAGTGAAGAAAAGACAGCTTTACGATGATATTAGATTTATGGAAAGTGATCAAGGTTGGAGCATAGAACTAAAAAAAGTAAAAGATGGTAGAAGAGTTTTTTACAAATATGAAAATTCTAACTTCTCTATTTCAAATCAACCATTAAATGAAACGGAAGCTAATCAACTTAGAGAAGCTTTATTAACATTAGATAGATTCAAAGGTTTACCACAATATAATTGGATTAATGAAATAAATGCAAGATTAGAATCTTCATTTAATTTAAAACAACAAAACGATATTATAATCAGTTTTGAACAAAATGAGTACTTAAAAGGATTAGAATATATTCCAGAAATTTATAATGCAATCCTATATAAAAAAGTATTACATATTGAGTATAAGAATTTCAAAACTGAAAATTCAACTACTATTATAATCAATCCATATTATCTAAAGCAATATAACATGCGCTGGTTTTTATTTGGAAAATCGCATGGCTATGAGACTATCACTAATTTGGCATTAGATCGAATAGAAAAAATTGCTTCAGGCAGTGAAGAATATATGGAAACAGATATCAATTTTAGCGAATATTTTGAAGACGTTATTGGAGTTACAATTCCAAATGAAAATATTGTCGATATTGTTCTCAAAGTGGATAAAACATTAATTCCTTACATAACAACAAAACCATTACATGGATCTCAAAAAATCAAAGAAAAAGATAATGATATTGAAGTTCACTTAAAATTAATTCCTAATTATGAATTAGAAACATTGATTTTATCTTTTGGCGAAAAAATTCAAGTTTTAAAGCCAATTACTCTAGTTGAAAAAGTAGAGGATAGAATCTATAAAATGATGAACAATTATTAA
- a CDS encoding N-6 DNA methylase, with protein sequence MSDKLGMVDNKMINEISEKIWSSFNILRGEISSDDFHLVLFLLTIKRMGFKSEFFSNSMENQVALLDFLSDYDNVNASNIIDVYGVYDSLIYRLPNEKLIQLYFVIDSIDSKILDDNFLEIFDYILYKFLQSLGKFSGEFILPIELSRFMINIANLKHKGSIYNPFAGATSFGVLAPENSNYIGQEINQTTWVVGVLRLLATNSFHSKSLILGDSIKQWNPNSLKYDLIIASPPFGMRLPFGVSGKWGTIRNFENFAIEKGLDDLKNDGKLVILVPESFLFSSGQIANLRYHLIDQDLIESVISFPNGILHHTAIKTSVLVINKSKKNKGFINFIIADDFVINGVNRSKILKDLDFVETISKGKESSFLRKISIEEVKSQDRVLDCQRYFLENFDGVKLNEFVTRIRGQRFNSGENGKWVKIKDLKDDNHNFYLDVDKVEEIPFIRQVSKIEENCILISKIGRTLKPTFFEFSGESIYINDDILALRVDKKIALPIFVVMEFYKDYVVEQANSFRKGAVIPFLKVSDILSIKFDLPNLLEQQKQLDYFIELTSKLYDLEQQRDNLKSGFKKYQFDEFASLKHSLGAPRQNILSNSKTLIRFFENDNSNEFKVVSAKFFEHYGIELQEVFNQFKNDINQISTILEKGENGLLVNDYKKELISLFEINKFINGLSDNGFNFKIRPKPLSEVDTIEKYFECNLTLLKILFDNIFTNANKYAFDSFEETNEVVIELALIGNQLEVSIKNNGRPFPKKYSKEKFISKFSTNNTNKGKGIGGYDINRIAAYFENEDWTIDLNTNPLYPVVFKFLFPIKNSVNEQ encoded by the coding sequence ATGTCAGATAAGTTAGGTATGGTAGATAATAAAATGATAAATGAAATTTCAGAAAAAATTTGGTCATCTTTTAATATTTTAAGAGGTGAGATTAGTTCTGATGATTTTCATTTGGTATTATTTTTATTAACTATTAAGAGAATGGGTTTTAAATCAGAGTTTTTTTCAAATTCTATGGAAAACCAAGTTGCTCTTCTAGATTTTTTAAGTGACTATGACAATGTTAATGCTTCAAATATTATTGATGTTTATGGAGTTTATGATTCTTTGATCTATCGCTTACCAAACGAAAAACTCATACAATTATATTTCGTTATTGATTCTATAGATTCTAAAATATTGGATGACAATTTCTTAGAAATATTTGATTATATTTTATATAAGTTCTTACAATCTCTTGGTAAATTTTCTGGCGAATTTATTTTACCTATTGAGTTAAGTAGATTTATGATAAATATTGCTAATCTTAAACATAAAGGAAGTATTTATAATCCTTTTGCTGGAGCAACTTCTTTCGGAGTTTTAGCTCCTGAAAACAGTAATTACATAGGTCAAGAAATTAATCAAACAACCTGGGTTGTAGGGGTGTTAAGATTATTAGCCACAAATTCATTTCATTCCAAATCATTGATTTTAGGAGATTCTATTAAACAATGGAATCCAAACAGCTTAAAGTATGATTTAATAATTGCATCACCACCTTTTGGAATGAGATTACCTTTTGGTGTTTCAGGAAAATGGGGAACAATCAGAAACTTTGAAAATTTTGCTATCGAAAAAGGGTTAGATGATTTAAAGAATGATGGTAAACTGGTTATTTTAGTTCCAGAAAGCTTCCTGTTTTCTAGTGGACAAATTGCAAATTTGAGATACCATTTAATTGATCAAGATTTAATAGAATCGGTTATTTCATTTCCAAATGGAATTTTGCATCATACTGCTATCAAAACTTCTGTTTTAGTGATTAACAAATCTAAAAAAAATAAGGGATTTATTAATTTCATTATTGCTGATGATTTTGTAATTAATGGTGTGAATAGATCTAAAATTCTTAAAGATTTAGATTTTGTTGAAACTATTTCAAAAGGAAAAGAAAGTAGTTTTTTAAGGAAAATTTCTATTGAAGAGGTTAAATCTCAGGATAGAGTTTTAGATTGTCAAAGATATTTTTTAGAAAATTTTGATGGTGTTAAATTAAATGAATTTGTAACTAGAATAAGGGGACAAAGATTCAATTCGGGTGAAAATGGTAAGTGGGTTAAAATTAAAGACCTAAAGGATGACAACCATAATTTTTATTTAGATGTTGATAAAGTTGAAGAAATTCCATTTATCAGACAAGTAAGTAAAATTGAAGAGAACTGTATATTGATTTCTAAAATTGGTAGAACTTTGAAACCTACTTTTTTTGAATTTAGTGGCGAATCTATTTATATTAATGATGATATTTTAGCATTAAGAGTAGATAAGAAAATTGCATTACCAATTTTTGTTGTAATGGAATTCTACAAAGATTATGTTGTAGAACAAGCTAATTCATTTAGAAAAGGTGCTGTTATACCATTTTTAAAAGTTTCAGATATTTTATCCATAAAATTTGATTTACCTAATCTGCTTGAACAGCAAAAACAATTAGATTATTTTATTGAATTGACCTCTAAACTATATGATTTAGAGCAACAAAGAGACAATCTAAAGAGTGGTTTTAAAAAATATCAATTTGACGAATTTGCTTCGTTAAAGCATTCATTAGGAGCACCAAGGCAAAATATTTTATCAAATTCAAAAACTTTAATTAGGTTTTTTGAGAATGACAATTCAAATGAATTTAAAGTAGTTAGTGCCAAGTTTTTTGAGCATTATGGTATTGAATTGCAAGAAGTTTTTAATCAATTTAAAAATGATATTAATCAAATAAGTACCATTCTTGAAAAAGGAGAAAATGGTCTGTTAGTTAATGATTATAAGAAAGAACTAATTTCTTTATTTGAAATTAATAAATTTATAAATGGGCTATCAGATAATGGTTTTAATTTTAAAATTAGACCCAAACCTTTAAGCGAAGTTGATACTATTGAGAAATATTTTGAGTGTAATTTAACATTGTTGAAAATCCTTTTTGATAATATTTTTACAAACGCAAATAAATACGCTTTCGATAGTTTCGAAGAAACAAATGAAGTAGTCATTGAATTAGCTTTAATTGGTAATCAATTAGAGGTTTCTATAAAAAATAATGGTAGGCCTTTCCCTAAAAAATATAGTAAGGAGAAGTTTATTTCGAAATTTAGCACGAATAACACTAATAAAGGAAAAGGTATTGGTGGTTACGATATTAATAGAATAGCCGCATATTTTGAAAATGAGGATTGGACTATTGACTTAAATACAAATCCATTATATCCAGTAGTTTTTAAATTTTTATTCCCTATAAAAAATAGTGTAAATGAGCAATAA
- a CDS encoding DEAD/DEAH box helicase, which produces MSQEIKFTKIYSEIQERLKDSILSLWATGDAQFQDYLTNLFEEEKLLAEPVFQNTFPWTPAKETFGDLSNLFDNKFISKLDKIKGEYEFPKNRNPYEHQIRSWNALLKEKKSIAVTTGTGSGKTECFMLPVLQDLYENCQDEPGIRAIFLYPLNALIGSQKKRMDAWVKALDGLTYAVYNGNTPDGNTPAKQRSEARPELIDRKDIRETPPQILFTNPSMLEYILVRDKDVSLLENSKGKLRWILLDEAHTLVGSAASEMALLIRRVIDAFEVDVKDLRFAITSATVGSGPESENSLKDFMANLCGIEKHQIEVITGKREFKELPDDFKIQSKTEIELLRKKVYNSDAITLSEITNSFITKDSSFDQKLKVVDSIVENKLNDISILPLRAHLFSRGIGGVYVCSNPNCDKHKNFEAKSLMGTMTTYAEKNCSHCNFPMFELIACRSCGNELLKAEKQIDKGYEFLKLSTSINQDNFIVDDIDNDEDENTCSPSQSFFFTKRNNSKRYVANTIDFGIDNNGKINRNQNEFIEADRDGECVCPHCSSNLENPLHFRISSSFMNRILSDVFLENTPGANELRTEMLWDGHKYISFTDSRQGTAKISALINIDNENNWIRSQIFHLICTEQLNTTLDRTFDSADLKELEEQLLLQKNPLLKKIIEESIDKIKATAQKSNAKVRLSWKQLYEFINPKSDLKTLFKNNNPREGNDVNIEKYSRALLFDNFARRLPRERSLENLGMVSLVYPDLDNVQLPKIAEQYNITNEEWKSLLKIGLDYIIRNQFYFFLDNSIYPYSTSFLKSFQIHDLDSNITNAKKWPAYSRNEVRPNRMSLLLCAGLGFHDRSEITKEIEEDINNLLMQIWRTIKARILTADDNGFKLNLEEKTRFQLPDKLWLCPVKRRLIDAQFRGFSPWISGSFTEDNIRHFEIKQTQPYSFPKFQFPFNRNEHNELDLEATKKWIVENSIGWKEKGLWNNIHEKTILNRPLYLSGEHSAQQNEKRLKQLEDKFEKAEINILNCSTTMEMGVDIGGISTVVMNNVPPGPANYLQRAGRAGRRKESKSLAFTVCTPNPIGLNAFSKPTWALTHKIAPPFISFNSTQVIERHINAFFLGKFVQTDEVKGIRVTDKIDSFFFDEVEPIAVKFNSWLLGNEAASFSNQVKSITKETSFADKSFNYILNKVFLNFNKILNKSKNKKEGFENKLKEMEAEFGKNSPAFKSINIQSIQFLNKNALSYLAQEGFLPTAGLPTGVVEFDIRNIDAINKKNSNSRENPSYFITRALTEFAPGNNIVIDGMNYRSSGIILDDNRGTQSSKEIIQLCNSCGYQRIVEVAEGQNIDTQCPHCNNNNFRGINFNDTDLRSNFTEMIQPAGFAVDIYQTANRKISESSKIQYVDPLLINVKPWEQNSNNIYDIRESEEDGEILYYNVGNGNGFHVCLHCGKTGLSLEELNDHRRLRGGKDDSGNTACSGNSSPSAIKSNVILGGRFKTDFCEIRIREKTAYSKNETLLYSLGSTFVKELASYLAIEANELDFGIKRYDNYYTIFIFDTTKGGAGYANQFFLYADEIFKQSLNKLECECQNACTKCLIDRKTQWHINLLDRNIVLDWLKTINDFKIPEDIINIYPLAKRMLGGIKQELVKLNYASKIKEIWLFVNPAIQNWDLDGKLFLENLKNKTKINIVLNGNPIIANNQELMTVIQLAAWSSLWVNKSTDKTLFKAISLAQLQDGSIYSYFVNDQVILDLNKNWGETNNGELYKINLQALPNLEKIETDKLLNSGNVFEIYLDTVLKIQSVNLADEVLAKLKSKVDLKAKMNGKKFNISYSDRYLKTPFGCLLMLQFLDRLQVVLNFEIENFTFYGQKFYNERTPYKIFHEFKDSESRDSYIKSIAYELNLDTVNVLSDSIPHYRYFELSNDENKIIIRPDAGVEHGWNLKDSNARVEDANSLDIQFEILKMNNHPILYTISIENN; this is translated from the coding sequence ATGAGCCAAGAAATTAAATTTACAAAAATATATAGCGAAATTCAAGAAAGGTTAAAAGATTCTATTTTATCACTTTGGGCAACGGGGGACGCTCAATTTCAAGACTATTTAACAAATTTGTTTGAAGAAGAAAAATTGTTAGCCGAACCAGTTTTTCAAAATACTTTCCCTTGGACACCTGCAAAAGAAACTTTTGGGGATCTATCTAATTTATTTGATAACAAATTTATCAGCAAACTAGATAAAATTAAAGGTGAATATGAGTTTCCTAAAAATAGAAATCCATATGAACATCAAATTAGAAGTTGGAATGCCCTTTTAAAAGAAAAAAAGTCTATTGCCGTTACAACAGGAACAGGCTCAGGTAAAACTGAATGTTTTATGTTGCCCGTTTTACAGGATTTGTATGAGAACTGTCAAGATGAACCAGGTATAAGAGCCATATTCTTATATCCTTTAAATGCATTAATTGGTAGTCAGAAAAAGAGAATGGATGCATGGGTTAAAGCGCTTGATGGCTTAACTTATGCAGTATATAATGGAAATACTCCAGATGGAAATACTCCTGCAAAACAAAGAAGCGAAGCGCGCCCTGAATTGATTGATAGAAAAGATATTAGAGAAACTCCTCCACAAATTCTTTTCACTAATCCCTCCATGTTAGAATATATCTTGGTTAGAGATAAAGACGTTTCTCTCTTAGAAAATTCAAAAGGGAAATTGCGTTGGATTTTATTAGATGAGGCACATACATTGGTAGGTTCAGCAGCTTCTGAAATGGCTTTGTTGATAAGAAGAGTTATTGATGCTTTTGAAGTTGATGTAAAAGACTTACGTTTCGCAATAACTTCAGCTACAGTAGGAAGTGGACCAGAAAGTGAAAATAGTTTAAAGGATTTCATGGCTAATCTTTGTGGTATTGAAAAACATCAAATTGAAGTGATTACTGGGAAAAGAGAATTTAAAGAGCTGCCTGATGATTTTAAAATTCAAAGTAAAACAGAAATAGAACTATTAAGAAAGAAAGTTTACAATTCAGATGCCATTACTTTGTCTGAAATAACAAACAGTTTTATTACCAAGGATAGTTCATTTGACCAAAAATTAAAAGTTGTAGACAGTATAGTCGAAAATAAGCTTAATGATATTTCTATTTTACCATTAAGAGCCCACCTATTTTCTCGTGGCATCGGTGGTGTTTATGTTTGTTCAAATCCTAATTGTGATAAGCATAAAAATTTTGAAGCCAAAAGTTTAATGGGGACTATGACAACCTATGCTGAAAAAAACTGTTCACATTGTAATTTCCCAATGTTTGAATTGATTGCATGCCGTTCATGCGGTAATGAATTACTTAAGGCTGAAAAGCAAATAGATAAAGGTTATGAATTTTTAAAATTGTCGACATCAATTAATCAAGACAATTTTATTGTTGATGATATAGACAATGATGAAGACGAAAATACTTGTTCTCCCTCACAATCATTTTTCTTTACAAAAAGAAACAACAGCAAAAGATATGTGGCTAATACGATTGATTTTGGTATTGATAATAATGGTAAAATAAACAGAAATCAAAATGAATTTATAGAGGCGGATCGTGATGGTGAATGTGTTTGCCCCCATTGTTCAAGTAATCTGGAAAATCCTTTGCATTTTAGAATTTCTTCTTCTTTTATGAACAGAATTTTATCAGATGTATTTCTTGAAAATACACCAGGCGCGAATGAATTAAGAACAGAAATGCTTTGGGATGGGCATAAATACATATCGTTTACAGACAGCCGACAAGGAACGGCCAAAATATCTGCGCTAATAAACATTGATAATGAGAACAATTGGATACGTTCCCAAATATTCCATTTAATTTGTACAGAACAATTAAATACTACTCTGGATCGTACATTTGATTCTGCTGATTTAAAAGAACTGGAAGAACAATTATTACTTCAAAAAAATCCTTTACTAAAAAAAATCATAGAGGAAAGCATTGATAAAATAAAAGCCACAGCACAGAAAAGCAATGCAAAAGTGAGATTATCATGGAAACAATTATATGAATTTATAAATCCTAAGTCTGATTTAAAAACATTATTCAAAAACAATAATCCTCGAGAGGGTAATGATGTTAATATTGAAAAATATTCAAGAGCATTACTTTTCGATAATTTTGCTAGAAGATTACCCCGTGAACGTTCCTTAGAAAATCTAGGAATGGTTAGTTTGGTTTATCCTGATTTGGACAATGTTCAATTACCTAAAATTGCGGAGCAATATAATATAACAAATGAAGAATGGAAAAGTTTGTTAAAAATTGGTTTGGATTATATTATCAGAAATCAATTTTATTTCTTTTTAGATAATTCTATTTACCCTTATTCTACATCATTTCTAAAAAGTTTTCAAATTCATGATTTAGATTCTAATATTACAAACGCCAAAAAATGGCCTGCTTACAGTAGAAATGAAGTTCGTCCAAATAGAATGTCACTATTATTATGTGCTGGATTGGGGTTTCATGATAGGTCAGAAATAACAAAAGAAATTGAGGAGGACATTAACAACCTTTTGATGCAAATTTGGAGAACCATAAAAGCAAGAATTTTAACTGCTGATGATAATGGCTTTAAACTTAATCTTGAAGAAAAAACTAGATTTCAATTACCTGACAAATTGTGGCTATGCCCAGTAAAAAGACGTTTAATAGACGCTCAATTTAGAGGTTTTTCTCCATGGATATCTGGTTCGTTTACTGAAGACAATATTAGACATTTTGAAATAAAGCAAACGCAACCTTACTCATTTCCAAAATTTCAATTTCCGTTTAATAGAAATGAACATAATGAATTAGACTTAGAAGCCACTAAAAAATGGATTGTGGAAAATTCAATTGGTTGGAAAGAAAAAGGATTATGGAATAACATACATGAAAAAACAATTTTAAATAGACCTTTGTATTTGTCTGGAGAACATTCTGCTCAACAAAATGAAAAGAGATTAAAACAACTAGAAGATAAATTTGAGAAAGCAGAGATTAATATTCTTAACTGTTCTACCACTATGGAAATGGGGGTAGATATTGGCGGTATCTCAACTGTTGTGATGAATAATGTACCGCCTGGTCCTGCAAATTATTTACAAAGAGCTGGGCGTGCTGGACGTAGAAAAGAAAGTAAATCACTGGCTTTTACTGTTTGCACACCAAATCCTATTGGATTGAATGCTTTTAGTAAACCTACTTGGGCATTAACACATAAAATTGCCCCCCCTTTTATTTCTTTCAATAGCACACAAGTAATAGAAAGACATATCAATGCCTTTTTTTTGGGTAAGTTTGTTCAAACGGATGAAGTAAAAGGTATTAGAGTTACAGATAAAATTGATAGCTTTTTCTTTGATGAAGTTGAACCGATTGCTGTCAAATTTAACAGTTGGTTATTGGGTAATGAGGCAGCCTCATTTTCAAATCAAGTAAAAAGTATAACCAAAGAAACTAGTTTTGCAGATAAAAGTTTCAATTATATTTTAAACAAAGTTTTTTTAAATTTTAATAAAATACTAAATAAATCCAAAAACAAAAAAGAAGGTTTCGAAAATAAATTAAAGGAGATGGAAGCAGAATTTGGAAAAAATTCACCTGCATTCAAATCCATAAACATTCAATCTATTCAGTTTCTTAATAAAAACGCTTTATCATATTTAGCTCAGGAAGGTTTTTTGCCAACGGCTGGTTTGCCTACAGGTGTTGTTGAATTTGATATAAGAAATATTGATGCAATAAATAAAAAGAATAGCAATTCAAGAGAAAACCCCTCCTACTTTATAACAAGAGCATTAACGGAGTTCGCTCCAGGCAATAATATAGTCATTGATGGTATGAATTATCGTTCTTCTGGGATTATTTTAGATGATAACCGGGGAACACAATCCTCTAAAGAAATCATCCAATTATGTAATTCTTGTGGGTATCAAAGAATTGTAGAAGTTGCAGAGGGACAAAATATTGATACACAATGTCCACATTGCAATAATAACAATTTTAGAGGGATTAATTTTAACGACACAGATCTGCGTAGCAATTTTACGGAAATGATTCAACCTGCTGGTTTTGCTGTGGATATTTATCAAACGGCTAATCGTAAAATATCAGAATCGTCTAAAATTCAATATGTGGATCCATTATTAATCAATGTTAAACCTTGGGAACAAAACAGCAATAATATTTATGATATTAGAGAAAGCGAAGAGGACGGAGAAATATTGTATTACAATGTAGGTAATGGTAATGGCTTCCATGTTTGTTTACACTGTGGTAAAACAGGTTTGTCATTGGAGGAACTTAATGACCATAGAAGATTAAGAGGAGGAAAAGACGATTCTGGCAACACTGCATGTTCTGGTAATTCTTCTCCTTCAGCAATAAAATCTAATGTAATATTAGGGGGAAGATTTAAAACAGATTTTTGCGAAATTAGAATTAGAGAGAAAACCGCCTATTCGAAAAATGAAACATTATTGTATTCATTAGGTTCAACTTTCGTGAAAGAACTGGCAAGTTATTTAGCCATTGAAGCAAATGAACTGGATTTTGGGATCAAACGATATGACAATTATTATACAATTTTCATTTTTGACACGACGAAAGGCGGTGCAGGATACGCTAATCAATTCTTTTTATATGCAGATGAAATATTTAAACAATCTCTCAATAAATTAGAATGTGAATGCCAAAATGCCTGCACCAAATGTTTAATTGATAGAAAGACCCAATGGCATATCAATCTACTAGATAGAAATATAGTATTAGATTGGTTAAAAACTATAAATGATTTCAAGATTCCGGAGGATATCATAAATATTTATCCCTTAGCTAAAAGAATGTTGGGAGGTATTAAACAAGAATTAGTCAAATTAAATTACGCATCAAAAATTAAGGAAATTTGGTTGTTTGTAAATCCTGCAATTCAAAATTGGGATTTAGATGGTAAATTGTTTTTAGAAAATTTAAAAAACAAAACAAAAATCAATATTGTTCTTAACGGCAATCCTATAATAGCTAATAATCAAGAGCTAATGACGGTAATTCAGCTTGCAGCGTGGTCTAGTTTATGGGTTAATAAGAGTACTGATAAGACACTATTTAAGGCGATTTCTTTGGCTCAACTTCAAGATGGAAGTATTTATAGCTATTTTGTTAATGATCAAGTAATCCTTGACTTAAATAAAAATTGGGGAGAAACAAATAATGGGGAGCTATATAAAATTAATTTGCAAGCATTACCTAATTTGGAAAAAATTGAAACAGACAAACTTTTAAATTCAGGTAATGTATTTGAGATCTACCTTGACACAGTTTTAAAGATACAGTCTGTAAATTTAGCAGATGAAGTACTTGCAAAACTAAAAAGTAAGGTAGATTTAAAAGCAAAAATGAATGGGAAAAAATTTAATATCTCATATTCTGACCGTTATTTAAAAACACCTTTTGGGTGCCTATTAATGTTACAATTTTTGGATCGACTACAAGTTGTTTTAAATTTTGAAATAGAAAATTTCACATTTTATGGTCAAAAATTTTATAATGAAAGAACACCGTATAAAATTTTCCATGAGTTCAAAGATAGTGAATCCAGAGATAGTTATATAAAATCAATTGCTTACGAATTGAATTTAGATACTGTAAATGTTTTAAGTGATTCAATTCCTCATTACCGTTATTTTGAACTTAGTAATGATGAAAATAAAATAATTATAAGACCTGATGCTGGTGTAGAACATGGTTGGAATTTAAAAGATAGTAACGCAAGAGTCGAAGATGCTAACAGTTTAGATATACAATTTGAAATTTTAAAAATGAATAATCATCCTATTTTATATACTATTAGTATTGAAAATAATTAA
- a CDS encoding DUF2130 domain-containing protein, with amino-acid sequence MSEQTAIQCPNCGTSIDVNDILKHQLEDKIRQEYQQKANQQAKELATKNEALEKAKADFEAKKKQENELFAERLELAKKVSEKDITEKLKKKLEEESKDRVTEMEKELSEKSEKLRELSKMEGEVAKLQREKLELKDTIETAAQKQLNETLAVEREKIRKQEDDKNELKFAALQKQLEDQKKLTEEMKRKQEQGSMQLQGEVLELAIEDWLASQFPLDTIDEIKKGAIGADCLQIVNTRELQNCGTIYYESKRTKAFQHTWIEKFKNDIREKNATLGVLVTEVLPIGMDRLGLKDGIWICTFEEFKGLSAVLRESVISVSKAMQNQENKGDKMAMLYDFLTSNQFHLQMEGIVEGFSQMQNDLVKEKRAMQSIWKQREKQISKVINNAINMHGSIRGIAGNAVQSIKALELDNEINVIEE; translated from the coding sequence ATGTCTGAGCAAACTGCTATCCAATGCCCTAATTGTGGAACTTCTATCGATGTGAATGATATTCTTAAACATCAATTAGAAGATAAAATTAGACAAGAATACCAACAAAAAGCAAACCAACAAGCTAAAGAATTAGCAACCAAAAACGAAGCGTTAGAAAAAGCCAAAGCCGATTTTGAAGCCAAGAAAAAACAGGAAAACGAACTATTTGCAGAACGCTTAGAACTAGCTAAAAAAGTATCTGAAAAAGATATAACAGAAAAGTTAAAAAAGAAGCTGGAAGAGGAAAGCAAAGACAGAGTAACGGAAATGGAAAAAGAACTATCTGAAAAATCAGAAAAGTTACGAGAATTAAGTAAAATGGAAGGCGAAGTGGCTAAACTACAACGCGAAAAACTCGAGCTGAAGGATACTATTGAAACAGCCGCTCAAAAGCAATTAAACGAAACCCTAGCTGTAGAACGTGAAAAAATCCGTAAACAAGAAGATGATAAAAATGAATTGAAATTTGCTGCGCTCCAAAAACAATTAGAGGATCAAAAGAAATTGACTGAGGAAATGAAACGCAAGCAAGAACAAGGTTCTATGCAGTTACAAGGTGAAGTGTTGGAATTAGCCATTGAAGACTGGTTGGCTTCTCAATTTCCATTAGACACCATCGATGAGATAAAAAAAGGAGCTATCGGTGCCGATTGTTTGCAGATTGTAAACACCAGAGAACTACAAAATTGCGGCACGATTTACTATGAAAGTAAGCGCACAAAAGCTTTCCAACACACTTGGATTGAAAAATTTAAGAATGATATTCGAGAAAAAAATGCTACTTTAGGGGTTTTGGTTACCGAAGTCTTGCCTATTGGCATGGACCGTTTGGGACTCAAAGACGGTATTTGGATTTGTACTTTCGAGGAATTCAAAGGGTTAAGTGCTGTCTTACGAGAGTCAGTAATAAGTGTAAGTAAAGCGATGCAAAACCAAGAAAACAAAGGAGATAAAATGGCGATGTTGTATGATTTTCTAACCAGTAATCAATTTCATTTGCAAATGGAAGGTATTGTGGAAGGATTTAGCCAAATGCAAAATGATTTAGTGAAAGAAAAAAGAGCCATGCAAAGCATTTGGAAACAACGAGAAAAACAAATTAGCAAAGTAATTAATAACGCTATCAATATGCACGGTTCTATTCGCGGTATTGCAGGTAATGCGGTACAATCAATCAAGGCACTGGAGTTAGATAATGAAATAAATGTAATAGAAGAATAA